A region of the Leucobacter komagatae genome:
CAGACGTCATTGAGGGCGCCCGCGCGATCAGCTTCGGGCTCGACTCGCCGCCTCCGAGCGGCTTCGGGGTCGTCGAGGGCATCCTCGTCGACCGCGGCTTCCACACCGGCCGCCGCGACGAGGCCTACGAGCTCGTCACGGTTGACGAGCTCAAGGATCGCGGCATTGGCCAGCCCCACATGGGCCTGAACATCCTCGCCGCGGCAGCGCTCGCGCGCTCGCGCGGCGTCGAGCCGGCCGAGATCGCGAGCGCCGTGCTGAGCTTCACCCCCGACGCGCACCGCGCCCAGCAGCTCGGCGAGCACGCCGGGGTGCGCTGGGTCGACGACTCGAAGGCAACGAACGTGCACGCGGCTGACGCGTCGCTGAAGGCGCTGTCTGGCGTCGTGTGGGTCGTCGGCGGGTTGCTCAAGGGAGTCGACATCACGCCGCTCGTCACCGAGCACGCGTCGCGGCTGCGCGCCGCGGTCGTCATCGGCGCTGATCGCGCAGAGGTGCTCCGCATCCTCGCCGAGCAGGCCCCGGGCGTTCCGGTCGCCGAGGTCACTGCCGAGCGCGGGCTCGACGTCATGCGGGAGGCCGTTCGCGCTGCCGCTGGGCTCGCGCAAGCGGGCGACACCGTGCTGCTCTCGCCGGCCTCGGCGTCGATGGACCAGTTCGCCGACTACGCAGATCGCGGGAGGGCGTTCCAGGACGCGCTGCGGGAGCTTGCGGCGGATTCGGAGTAGCTGATGGCTGCGCGGGGCGGGGGAGCAGGCAGCGGAAAATCCGTGCCGCCCGTCGCCGGTACCCGGATCTCGCTCGGCGCCGGCGCGAAGACGGGCAACAACCGCACGGTTGCGCTGCTCTGGGGCATCACGCTGTTTCTCACCGGCATCGGGCTCATCATGGTGCTCTCGGCGTCGTCCGTGACCTCGTACACCCAAGACCAGGGCTCGCTCGGGGGCTTCACGCGGCAGCTCGTTTTCGCCGCCCTTGGCCTGCCGCTCATGGTGTTCGCCGCGACCCGCAAGCTCGACTTCTGGAAGCGCTGGGCCTGGTGGTTCTTCGGCGCGGGCCTGCTGCTGCAGGCGCTCGTCTTCACGCCTCTCGGTTTCGCCGTCGGCGGCAACCGCAACTGGCTGCTCATAGGCAACATCCAGGCGCAGCCCTCTGAAGCGCTGAAGCTCGCGCTCGTGGTCTGGATCGGGGCGGTGCTCCTGAAGAAGGAGAAGTACCTCGGGCAGGTGTCGCACGAGCTCGTGCCGGTCATCTTCCCCGGCGCGCTGCTCGCCCTCGGCCTCGTGCTCGGAGGCCGCGATCTCGGCACCGTGCTCATCATGGCGGCGCTCGTGATCGGCGCAATGTACTTTGGCGGAGTGAGCTTCAAGTCGCTCGGCATCATCATCGCGGGCGGCGTCATCGCGACGATCTTCTTCGTCGTGACGAGCGAGAACCGAATGAAGCGACTGTTCGAGCATTCCGGAGGCGAGTCTGACTACTCCGGCATCGGGTGGCAGCCGCAGCACGGTATGTGGGCGCTCGCGAACGGCGGGCTGTTCGGTGTCGGCCTGGGCGGGTCGAAGGCGAAGTGGAACTGGCTGCCAGCGGCCGACAACGACTACATCTTCGCGATCATCGGTGAAGAGCTCGGGTTCGTGGGCGCGATGCTCGTGATCGCGCTGTTCATCGTGCTCGCCGTGCTCATGCTGCGGGTGATCTCGCAGGCGCGCGACCGGTTCGGGCGCGCCGTCGTCGGCGGAGCGCTCGTGTGGATTGTCGGGCAGGCGTTCGTGAACATCGGTGTCGTGATTCGCATCTTCCCCGTGCTCGGCGTGCCCCTGCCGCTCATCAGCTCCGGCGGTACCGCGCTCGTGTCGTGTCTCGTCACGATGGGGGTCGTCATCTCGGTCGCGCGCGACGCGAAAGCCTACCGCGAGGAACTTGCGGAGGGCGTATCCGTGGCACGATAGGTGCATGACGACGTATCTCCTCGCCGGCGGCGGCACCGCCGGCCATGTGAACCCCCTGCTCGCTCTCGCCGATCGGATTCGGGCTCGGGAAGCGGACGCTGAGATCGTTGTCCTCGGCACGCAGGAGGGGCTCGAGGCTCGCCTCGTGCCCGAGCGCGGCTACGAGCTCTCGACGATTGCGAGGCTCCCGTTCCCGCGCCGCCCGAACGGGTATGCGCTGACATTCCCCGCGAAGTACTTCGGGGCGATCCGCGAGGTTCGCGAGCTCATTCGCGCGCGCGGCGTCGACGTCGTCGTCGGGTTCGGTGGCTACGCCTCCGCGCCCGCGTACCGGGCGGCGGCGAAGGAAGGTATCCCGTCGGTGATCCACGAGGCGAACGCGAAGCCGGGAATGGCGAACAAGCTCGGCGCGAAGTCCACCGAGTTTGTCGGCGTGACGTTTGCGGGAACCCCGATCCGGCACGCCCGGGTGACAGGCATGCCGTTGCGCCCCGAGATCGAGGAGCTTGACCTCGGAGCGCTGCGCGGCGAGGCCCGCGCGCACTTCGGCTTTGACCCTGAGCGGCCGACGCTGCTCGTGACGGGCGGCTCCCTCGGCGCGCGAGCGATCAACCGGGGTATCTCCGGGTCGGCGCGAGCAATCGTCGACGCTGGGGTGCAGGTGCTGCACGTCTGGGGTGGGCTGACTGAGCTTGAGGATCCAGGCGTGCCCGGGTACCAGGTCATCGAGTACTGCGATCGCATGGACCTCGCGTTCGCCGCGTGCGACCTCGCGATCTCCCGCGCGGGCTCCACGACGGTGAGCGAGCTCTCTGGCCTCGGCGTTCCCGCGGTGTTCGTGCCGCTCAGCCATGGCAACGGCGAACAGCGCGCGAACGCGGCGGGTGTCGTTGGCGCAGGCGGCGCTCTCATGGTCGACGACGCCGAGCTCACGCCCGCGTGGGTCACGGGCACGCTTCTACCGCTCCTCGCCGATCGCGACAGGCTCGCCGACATGTCGGCACGCGCGAAGGGCGCAGGCGCGCTCGACGGCACCGCGAAGCTGTACGACCTCGTGCGCGAAGCCCTTGCGTCCCGGTAGCGCGGCGCCCGCCATCGCCCCGCGCTCGTGGGCGATGCTCGCCGTGATGGTGTTCGGGCAGGCCTCAACCACGGTGGTGACCGCGACGCCCGCCTTCCTCATTCCGTACCTCCACGCCGACCAGGGCATGAGCCTTGCGAGCGCCGGCATGCTCGCGGGTGCCCCGCACCTCGGCCTGGTGCTCACGCTCATCGCGTGGGGCGCGCTCACCGACCGCGTCGGCGAGCGGCGGGTGCTGCTTGTCGGTCTGAGCCTCACGACGCTCGCGGTCGTTGCGTCGATGGCGGCGCAGGGGTTCGTGTGGCTCGGGGTGGCGCTCGTCGCGAGCGGCGCGATGTCCGCCTGCATCAACAACGCGAGTGGCCGCCTCATCACCGGCTGGTTCCCGGCGGAGAAGCGCGGCCTTGCGATGGGCATCCGCCAGACCTGCCAGCCCGTCGGCATGGCGATCGCCGCCCTTGCCGTGCCCGCGCTCGCGAATGCGTTCGGGATCGTTGGGGCGCTCGCATTCGGCGGCGCACTCACGCTCATCAGCCTGCTCGCGTGCGCCGTCATCGTCGTCGACCCGATGATCCCCGCAAAGGCACTCGCGCAGGCGAGCAGCAACCCGTACCGCGAATCGTCAGCGCTCGCGCGCATCCACGCGGTGTCCGTGCTGCTCGTGATCCCGCAGTTCGTGCTCTCGTCGTTCGGGCTCGTCTGGTTCGTGATCGGCTTCGGCTGGAGCGAGCTCGCGGCAGGCGCCCTCGTCGCCGGAGCACAGCTCATCGGTGCCGCGGGGCGCATCGCTGCCGGCGTCTGGAGCGACCGGGCGAGTTCGCGGCTGCGGCCGATCAGGCTCATCGCGCTCGCGTGCGCGGCGCTGCTCGTCATTTCGGCCGCGTTCGGCTGGGCCGACTGGGCGATCCCGGCAGCGGTCGCGTACGTGCTCGTGAGCTGCGTGAGCGTCGCTGACAACGGGCTCGCCTTCACCGCGGTCGCCGAGATTGCGGGGCCGCGCTGGTCTGGTAGGGCGCTCGGCGCGCAGAACACGGGCCAGTTCCTCGCGTCTGGCCTGCTGCCGCCGCTCATCGGCGCCATGATCGCGTCTCTTGGCATGCCAGCGACGCTCGCGCTCGTCGCGCTCGCGCCGCTCCTTGCGGCGCCCGTGCTGCCGTCGGAAGAGCTCGCTCACGCGACGGCGAAGCGCACCGTCAAAGCGGTACGCTAGAGGCGCGCACGGGCGGCGGGATCGAGACTGGATCTGGCAGCCGCCCGCACCCAACCCGCTGAGGAGGCACCCTGATGATCTATCCCGATCTCGAGCTTGAGATCCCTGAAGACCTCGGGCGCGTGCACTTCGTGGGTATCGGCGGGGCGGGGATGAGCGCGATCGCGCACATGATGCACGCGGCGGGCGTCGTCGTGACGGGCTCCGACCGCGGCGCGAACTACAGCACTCAGGCGCTCGAAGCCGCGGGGGTGCGCGTCGCTGTCGGTCACGCCCCGGAGAACGTCGGCGATGCCGACACGCTCGTCGTGACGGGCGCGCTATCGGAAGACAACCCCGAATACTTGCGGGCGCGCGAGCGCGGGATCCCGGTGCTGCACCGGTCGCAGGCCCTCGCCTGGCTGGCGCGCTCGAAGCGCCTCGTTGCGGTCGCCGGCGCGCACGGCAAGACGACGTCAACCGGCATGCTCGCGACCGCGCTCCGCGGCCTCGGGCAAGATCCGTCGTTCGTCAACGGCAGCGTCATCGCGGGCATCGGCGCCGCGTCGGCCGCCGGGGCAGACGACCTGTTCGTCATCGAGGCTGACGAGAGCGACAAGTCGTTCCTCATCTACGACACGCAGGTCGCGCTCATCACGAACGTTGACCCCGAGCACCTCGACTTCTTCGGGTCGCGCGAGAACTTCATGGCCGCCTTCGTCGACTTTGCGAGGGGCGCGAGCGATCTCCTCGTGATTTCCTCCGACGACCCCGGTGCACTCGAGGTGCTCGAAACACTGCGGGCCGAAGGAACCTCGGCCCCGGTGCGCACCTTTGGCTTCGCCGACGGCGCCGACGTGCGCATCGTCAACGTCGACACGACCGCGCGGGCGCGGGTCGAACTCGAGATTGCGGGGGAGCGGTTCACCGAGCAGCTCGGTGTTTTCGGTCGCTACAACGCTGTGAACGCGGCTGGCATCGTCGCGGTGCTCACTGGCCTCGGGTTCGACCCAGCTGAGTCGCTGCGCGCGGTATCGGCATTCACCGGTACCCACCGGCGCTTCGAATCGCACGGCGAGCCCGGCGGCGTGCGGCTCTACGACGACTACGCGCACCACCCAACCGAGGTCGCCGCGCTCCTCGACTCGGCGCGGTCGGTGGCGGGCGAAGGGAAGCTCGTCGTCGTGCACCAGCCGCACCTGTTTAGTCGCACACGCACCTTCCACCGGGAGTTCGCTGAGGCGTTCGCGATCGCCGACCACACGATCGTGCTCGAGATCGACCCCGTGCGCGAAGCGCCAGACCCCGCGACGACCGGAGCGCTCGTCACCGAGTCGTTCGCTGACCCGAGCCGGGCGAGCTACATCGACAGCTGGGATGCCGCGGTCGCAAAGGCCGTCGAGCTGACCTCACCCGGTGACCTCGTGCTTGTCGTCGGCGCGGGCAACGTCTACAAGATCGTGCCGCAGCTCGCAGCAGCGCTGAGCGGGGCGGCCGAGGATTCGGGCCGCGAGTGAAGCGCCCCGGCGGGTTCGACCCGGGATCGAACCCCGAGGCTGAGCGCCTCGCGGCGGAGGCGAGGGAGCAGCGGGAAGCTGAGGCCCGCGCTGCCGAGGCGCGGGAGGCGGCAGCCCGTGACGCCGCAGCGCGTGAGGCCGCAGCCCGTGAAGCCGACGCCGTGGCTGCTGCGCGGCCGGCCGATGAACAGGTGACCGAGGATATCTCGTCCTCGCTCGATCTTGAGAAGCTGCGGGCCGTGCCCGACCGCGTGCGCTCGCTGTTGCCGAAGCGCGAGCCGCGCGACGTTGACCCCGTGGTCGCCGCCGAGAAGCGCCTGCGGGTGGCCGAGCGGCAGAACAAGCGTCGGCGGAAGCGCGAGACGCGGCGGTTCACCGCCGAGTCGCGCAGGCGCCGCAGGCGCGTGCTCATCGTGCTCGCGACGGTCGCCGGTCTCCTGCTGTTTGTCGCCGTCGGAGCGTTCACCCCGATCATGTCGGTGCGCGACGTGCGGGTCGAGGGCGCGGCGAGCGTGGACGCCGAGGCGGTCACGGCCGCACTCGCGGAGTTTGATGGGGTGCCGCTCGCGCTGGTTGACGAAAACGACGTGCTGCGCGCGCTTGAGCCGTTCCCGCTGATCCAGCGCTTTGCCGTCGAGCGCGTCCCGCCGCAGACGCTGATTGTGCGAATCGAAGAGCGCGAGCCGGTCGTCGCGCTGCAGGAGGGCGACGTGCTGCGCCTCTACGACGCGGCGGGGGTGGTGCTCGGTGAGGTCGCAGAGCGGCCGGAGGGGGTTCCGCTCGGCAGCAGCGCGATGCGGAATACCTCATCAAAGGGCTTCCTTGCGGCCTCGAAGGTCGTCCGCGACATGCCCGCCGGGCTGCGCGCCCAGCTCGCCGAGGTGAACTCGGTGAGCGGGCAGGATGTCACGTTCCAGCTCACGAGCGGCGTCGAGGTGTTCTGGGGGAACCCCGAAGAAACGAAGCGGAAATCGCTCGTGCTCGAAACGATGCTCAAGTCTCTCGGCGACCGCCCGGTGAGCCATATTGACGTCTCGTCGACTGAGTCGCCCATCTTCAAGTAGTTTCGCGGCGTGTCGAGTGCGGCTCGCGCCCGGTCACCCCATACCGTTGACACGAAAGCGTATACGGCAATACTAACTTTGAAGTTCAAGTAGAACTTTAATGTTGCTCGTACTTGAAGGTTGAGGGGACCAGGTGGCCATGAACCAGAACTACCTCGCGGTGATCAAAGTTGTCGGCGTTGGCGGCGGCGGCGTCAATGCCGTGAACCGCATGATCGAGCTCGGGCTCCGCGGCGTCGAGTTCATTGCGGTGAACACTGACGCGCAGGCCCTGCTCCTGAGTGACGCCGACGTCAAGCTCGACGTCGGCCGCGAGCTCACCCGCGGTCTCGGCGCCGGAGCCGACCCCGAGGTTGGCCGCCGCGCTGCCGAAGACCACGCGGAAGAGATCGAGGAGGCCCTCGCCGGGGCCGACATGGTCTTCGTCACCGCTGGCGAGGGCGGCGGAACCGGCACCGGTGCTGCCCCCGTCGTTGCGCGCATTGCGAAGTCGATTGGCGCCCTCACCATCGGCGTGGTCACCCGCCCCTTCAGCTTCGAAGGCAAGCGCCGCGCTGCGCAGGCCGACGCCGGCGTCAACACGCTGCGCGAGGCCGTCGACACGCTCATCGTCGTGCCGAACGACCGCCTGCTCGAGATCAGCGAGCCCGGCATCAGCATGATTGACGCGTTCGCCGCGGCCGACCAGGTGCTCCTGGCCGGCGTGCAGGGCATCACTGACCTCATCACGACCCCCGGCCTCATCAACCTTGACTTCGCAGACGTGAAGTCTGTCATGCAGGGTGCCGGCTCCGCGCTCATGGGCATCGGCTCGGCCCGCGGTGCCGACCGCGCGATCAAGGCTGCCGAGCTCGCGGTCGCCTCGCCGCTGCTCGAAGCGTCAATCGAGGGTGCGCACGGCGTGCTGTTCTCGATCCAGGGTTCCTCGAACCTCGCGCTGAGCGAGATCACCGAGGCCTCCACGCTCGTGCAGGATGTGGTGCACCCCGAGGCGAACATCATCTTCGGTACCGTCATCGACGAGACCCTCGGCGACGAGGTGCGCGTGACGGTCATTGCCGCTGGTTTCGACGAGGAGCCCAACGTGCAGAACCGCTCGGCCGCCGCCGACCGTGGGCGTCGCGCGGGTCACGTTGAGAGCATCGAGGAGGCGTCGGCTGTGAGCGCGGCGCTCGCCGGTACCGGCGCTCGGGCGACCGACGCTGCCTCGGCCGACGAGCCGGGCGAATTTGGAGGTGCGCTCGCGCACCCGCCCGTTGAAGAGCAGCTGCGCGACCCCGCGTTCGACGGAGACGATGACGACGATCTCGACATCCCGGCATTCCTGAGGTAGGTGCGGCGTGAGTCTCACCGAAGCTCAGCCCGGCTACGAGGGCCTTGCGGATCGCCTGCACGCCGTGCAGAGCGGAATCGCGGACGCGTGCCGAGCGGCCGGGCGCGACGCTTCCGAGACGACGCTCATCGTGGTGACGAAGTTTCACCCGGCGAGCCTCGTCTCGGCGCTCGCCGACCTCGGGGTCCGCGACATTGGCGAGAACCGGCACCAGGAGGCCCAGGCGAAGGCCGCGGAGCTCTCGGGGCTCGACCTGAACTGGCACTACATTGGGCAACTGCAAACCAAGAAAGCCCGGCAGGCTGCGCAGTACGCTTCGGCCATCCACTCGATTGACCGGGCTCGGCTCGTGGATGCGCTCGCGAGTGCCGACCGGACGGTCGACGCGTTTCTGCAGATCAACCTCACCGACGACCCCGGTCGCGGGGGAGCGGCGCCGAGCGAGATCGAGTCGCTCACGGAGCAGATGCTCGGAACCCCGACGCTTCGACTCAGGGGAGTCATGGCGGTCGCCCCGCTCGAGGAAGCCGCAGCGAGCGCGTTCGAACGACTTGCCGGGTATTCCGACCGCGTGCGCGCCCTGGCCCCCGAGGCCACTGCGATCTCCGCAGGAATGACCCACGACTACGCGGAGGCTATCGCGGCCGGGGCGACACACCTGCGGATCGGCAGCGCAATCACAGGAAACCGGCCAGATGCCCGATAGTCTCAGTGCAAACAACCGTTGGGAGAACAGATGAGCAACCCGTTGAAGAAGACAATGGTGTTCCTCGGACTTGCCGAGGAGGGCCTCGAAGAGGAACCGGTCGTTCAGGCCGCGCCCGAGCGTGACCCTGCTCCCGCGGCCCAGGCCGCTGCGAAGCCGAGCCAGGCACCGCGCCCGGCCGTCGCGCCGCTGCGCCGCGTGACTCCCGTTCGCAATCAGGCACCACAGGCAATGAACGAGATCTTTACCGTCCACCCGACCGCGTACCGTGATGCGCAGGTTATCGCCGAGAGCTTCCGCGACGGCATCCCCGTCATCATGAACCTCTCCCGCATGAGCGACGAAGAGGCCAAGCGCCTCATCGATTTCTCGAGCGGCCTGACGCTCGGCCTCAACGGCCGGATCGAGCGCGTCACCAGCAAGGTCTTCCTCTTGACCCCCGAGCACATTGAAGTCGGAAGCGACGAGCCCCAGGCCGAAGCCGACGGGTCCTTCTTCGTGGCGCCCTCCGCATAGTGGAGATCGTCTATATCTTCACCACCGTTGTGCGCATCGCACTGCGGCTGTTCGTGCTGCTCTTGTGGGCGAGGTTTGTGCTCGACTGGGTAACGGTGCTGGCGCGTGGGTTCCGGCCCAAGGGTATCCTCGCGATCATCGTTGAGGCCGTCTACATGATCACGGATCCTCCGATCCGAATGTTCCGCAAGATCCTTCCTCCCATCCGCCTCGGCCAGGTCGCGCTTGACCTCGGCTGGTTCTTGACCATGTTCGCCTGCATTATTTTGCTCCGGATTATCCCGGGCTGGGCGTAAACACCGTAAGCTCATTGAGAATTTGCTAGCGTTGACGTGTAGACCGCGCAAGCGGTCCCACCCACAGAAAGAGATTTAACGATGGCCCTAACTCCTGAAGACGTTGTGAATCAGAAGTTCACGATCACGAAGTTCCGTGATGGCTACGATCTCGATCAGGTCGATGACTTCCTCGACACGGTCGTTGAAGAGATCCGTCAGCGCGACGCAGAGAAGCAGGAGCTAGAGGCGAAGATCGCCGAGCTCACCGCACAGCTTGAGGAGCGCGCTGCCGTCGCTCCCGCCGACGAGACGATCGTCGTCGACGCGCCCGTCGCGGCTGTGGCCCCCGAGCCCGTGGCGCCGGCACCCGCCGCAGACGACAGCGCACAGCGCCCCGACGCCATCAAGTCGAGCGCGATGCTGCAGATGGCACTCGAGCTGCACGACAAGTACGTCAGCGAGGGTGAGACCACCCGCGACGACCTCATCAACGCAGCTCAGACCAAGAGCACCCAGATGGTCGACGACGCCGAGCGCACCGCGCGCGAGCTCGTCGAGGAGGCACAGAAGCGCCGCACCGACGAACTCCGCGCGCACAGCGACGAAATGGAGCGCCTCAACCAGGTGGTTGCCGAGCTTCGCGGCTTCGAGAGCGAGTACCGCTCGACGCTCCGCTCGTACATCCAGTCCCAGCTTCGTGACCTCGACAGCTCGCCCGAGCCGCTCGTGAGGCCTGAGGGCCTCGAGTAAATCGAGGGTGAAGACAGCATCTTCAGCAGCAGCGGCACCAACTACCCGTCGTAGGGTGTTGGTGCCGCTGCTGCTCGTTGTCGTAGCGGCCACCGTACTGGTGAGCGACCAGCTCGTCAAGAACTGGGTTGTCGCGAACCTGCCCGAGGGCGAGAGCGTTCCCGTCATCGGCGAGTTCCTCCAGTGGCACTTCGTACGGAATCCCGGCGCCGCGTTCTCGATCGCGAGCGGGCAGACGTGGATCTTCACGATCCTCTCTGCCGTGGTCGTCGGCGTCATCGTCTGGCAGATTCGCAGGCTGCGCTCCATTCCCTGGGCGCTGTTCCTGGGGCTGCTGCTCGGCGGTGTGCTGGGCAATCTTACCGACAGGCTGACACGGGAGCCCGGGTTCCCTGAGGGCCACGTCGTCGACTTCATCTTCACGCCGTGGATGATGCCCGCGATCTACAACATCGCTGACATCGGCATCGTGAGCGGCATGATCCTCTTCGTGCTCATCACCATCTTCGGGCTGAAGATCGAGGGCGGTCGCGAGAAGCGCGGCGCCGACGCCGACGCACCAGAGGCCGACGACGCAGACGCATCTGCCGCCGACGACGAGAGGGCCGATGGTGGAACACCGTAGCCTGCCAGTGCCCGATGGGCTTACCGGCGAGCGCGCTGACGCCGCGCTCGCAAAACTACTCGGGTTTTCCAGGAGCTTCGCGCAGGAAGTCATCGCTGCCGGAGGCGTTGCGCTCGACGGCGAGATCATCCCGAAGTCCGCTCGTCTCGCCGCCGGCGCGATGCTCGAGGTGAGCTGGGAGGAGAAGACGGGCCCGACCGTCGTGCCCGTGCACCTCCCCGAGCTCGGCATCGTGTACGACGACGAAGACCTTGTCGTGATCGACAAGCCAGCGGGCGTTGCCGCGCACCCCTCGCTCGGGTGGACCGGCCCGACCGTGCTCGGTGCCCTCGCCGGCGCCGGTTACCGCATCGCCACCTCGGGCCCGCCCGAGCGGCAAGGGATCGTGCACCGGCTCGACGCTGGTACGAGCGGACTCATGATCGTGGCGAAGAGCGAGCGCGCCTACAGCCTCCTCAAGCGCGCCTTCCGAGACCGCGAGGTGACGAAGATTTACCACGCCGTCGTGCAGGGGCACCCCGACCCGTTCTCGGGCACGATCGAGGGCCCCATCGGCCGCCACCCCGGCCACGAGTGGAAGTTCGCGGTGACGAGCGACGGAAAGCCGTCGATCACGCACTACGAGACGCTCGAAGCGTTCCCGTTTGCGACCCTCCTCGAGGTTGAGCTCGAGACGGGCCGTACGCACCAGATTCGCGTGCACATGTCGGCCCAGCGCCACCCGTGCGTCGGCGACGCGATGTACGGCGCAGACCCGGTGCTGTCCGAACGCCTCGGCCTCACGCGCCAGTGGCTGCACGCGATGCGGCTCGGGTTCCGGCACCCGGGCACGGGCGAGCCCGTTGAGTTCGAGTCGACCTACCCGGCCGATCTGCAGCACGCGATCGACGTTCTCGACGCCTGACCCGCTGATGTGAGCCCACCGCAGATCCTGCGGTGGGCTCAGCGCTTTCGGCAGTCCCATAGCTTTGGGCGGCTACCGTGAGGTTGGTGACGCCCGGATCGGCACCATGAGGACCTCCTGCCTCTTCTCGAAAGGGGAGCGCTGTGCCGAAACAACCTCTTAGGGTGCTTTCGCTGAGCTGGGCCATACCCGAACACATCGGCGGCATGACCTCGGCCATGCTCGACCGTTCTGCGATGCTCGCCGAGGCCGGCTACGCCTGCGAGACGATGCTTTTTGTGCCGACGCAGCGGCGTGAGCACGACCGTGAGCGGCTCGCCGCAGAGGGGAGGCTGCCCGCCGCCGGGCCACTCACGAACCTCTGGGATATTCTCGCGGTCGCAGACACGCCGCGCCCTCCCGCGCGCGGGCTGCGGTTCACCGACGCCGCGCTCGGCCGCGAAACCACGCCCTGGGCCGATGGCGGGGCGGTACGGATGCGCACGCGGTGGGCCGACGACGGGACGACGGCGCTGCAAGTCGACCACTACCGCCCTGACGGCTCGCTCCTCGCCGTTGACCGGCGAGATGGCCCGGCGGTCGCTGGATCACCAAGCCGCAGAGTGACGCTCTTCGACCGCTCGGGAACTCCGGTGCGGGCGTGGCGGAGCATCT
Encoded here:
- a CDS encoding RluA family pseudouridine synthase — protein: MEHRSLPVPDGLTGERADAALAKLLGFSRSFAQEVIAAGGVALDGEIIPKSARLAAGAMLEVSWEEKTGPTVVPVHLPELGIVYDDEDLVVIDKPAGVAAHPSLGWTGPTVLGALAGAGYRIATSGPPERQGIVHRLDAGTSGLMIVAKSERAYSLLKRAFRDREVTKIYHAVVQGHPDPFSGTIEGPIGRHPGHEWKFAVTSDGKPSITHYETLEAFPFATLLEVELETGRTHQIRVHMSAQRHPCVGDAMYGADPVLSERLGLTRQWLHAMRLGFRHPGTGEPVEFESTYPADLQHAIDVLDA
- the lspA gene encoding signal peptidase II, translated to MKTASSAAAAPTTRRRVLVPLLLVVVAATVLVSDQLVKNWVVANLPEGESVPVIGEFLQWHFVRNPGAAFSIASGQTWIFTILSAVVVGVIVWQIRRLRSIPWALFLGLLLGGVLGNLTDRLTREPGFPEGHVVDFIFTPWMMPAIYNIADIGIVSGMILFVLITIFGLKIEGGREKRGADADAPEADDADASAADDERADGGTP
- a CDS encoding DivIVA domain-containing protein, with translation MALTPEDVVNQKFTITKFRDGYDLDQVDDFLDTVVEEIRQRDAEKQELEAKIAELTAQLEERAAVAPADETIVVDAPVAAVAPEPVAPAPAADDSAQRPDAIKSSAMLQMALELHDKYVSEGETTRDDLINAAQTKSTQMVDDAERTARELVEEAQKRRTDELRAHSDEMERLNQVVAELRGFESEYRSTLRSYIQSQLRDLDSSPEPLVRPEGLE